From Corynebacterium aquatimens:
GGCTTGGGGTGTACCTCGAAGGGCCTCCGTTCAACATCGATTTCTCCAAGTTCAACGAAGCTGTTGGGGACATCATGACGTTCATTCAGGAGCGTGCTGGGGCGATCGCTGGCGGCGTTTTCTCCGGTATCTCCACCGCGACCAGCGTCATGTTTACGCTGTTCACTATCTTGATCTTGACGTTCTTCTTCCTCAAGGACGGCCCGAAGTTCCTCCCCTGGGTACGCCGCGCCACGGGCGGTCGCGCAGGCCTTCACGCCACGGAGCTTCTCACCCGTTCGTGGCAGACGCTCGGCGGCTTCATTCGTGCGCAAGCTATCGTTTCGCTTGTCGACGCGGTGTGCATCGGCCTCGGCCTATTCTTCCTGAATGTCCCCATGGCGTTCACCCTCGCCGTGATCACGTTCATGGCGGGCTTCATCCCGATCGTCGGCGCGGTGATCGCGGGTGCATTAGCGGTGATCGTTGCCCTAGTGACCAATGACTTTACGACGGCCGTTTTCGTGCTCATCTTGGTCTGCGCCGTGCAGCAGTTGGAAGGCAATATCCTCTCGCCGATGCTGCAGTCCAAAGCGATGGACCTGCACCCGGTCGTGGTGTTGGTGTCCGTCATGGTTGGTGGCGGCCTGTTCGGCCTGATGGGCGGCTTCCTCGCCGTGCCTGTGGCCGCAATGATTGCCGTTGCACTGCGGTACATGCAAGACATGATCCGACTCCACTCTGGTGAGATCAGCGCCAAGGACCTCACCTTCGCCACGGACGTGGGCAAGGCACTTGCCGAAGTGGAGGAAAAGGAAAGCGCGCACAAGCGTCGTGAAATGCTCGCAGATCACGCGTGGACCGCGCCGGAAATCGCCGACCCCTACGCCGAAACAAGCAAACGCAGCACGCAACGGCCGTTGAGCTGGCGTGACGTTTCGCCGCAGCGCGTCGCTAAGTCTTTTAGCCGCCGCCGCGGGTCTGGGGCGGACTCCTAAGACCTTCCCCCGGGGCCAGTCAATCACGGTCGAGTGAGGCACAACGGGTAGCATGTGTGATCGTGTCACACCTGACGAACCGGAAAAATAGCCAGTCGAAGGAAACCTTCGACGGTCTCTCCATTGCGTCCGGTGTGGGGATCATCGCCGCCGCATTGATTACCGGCGCGCTGCTGGCGATGCACTTTGGATCCCTCGGCTGGCCGTTTTTGACGTTGTACATCGTGGCAGTCGTCGCCGTGACCACCCTAGTCAACCCGCGCGGATTGTTCCTGGTGGTGGCCAGCGCCCCGATCATGTACTTAATTGCGTTGCTGTCGGCTGGCGTCGTGAACGCCTTGCAACAACGTCCCCCGGGCCAATCGGGCCTGGGCAAGACATCCGCGGTGACGATCCTGTATCCACTGGTGCAGTTCTTCCCGGTCTTGATCACCGTCACCGTGGGCAGCGTCATCATCGCCGTGATGCGGTACTGGCTGCTGAAGCGCCACAACGAAGAAATCAGTCGCCTGGATGAGCGGCGCCGCCGCCAGATCAGCGAGGACAATGAGCGCACAGTTCGCCAAGCCAGCAGGTCCCGCAACCGAGCTAGTACGCGCGATGAAGCCCGCTCTGGCACCAGCGCAGCAACCCGCGCCGGGGCCCGCGCCAGCAACCCGTGCGACCGGATCTCCAGCTCAGGCGGGAGTACTCGCGTGAGCCGCGATAAACAGGTCACCGTCAAGGAACTTCTCGAGCGCGCACCGCAACGAACGTCCCAGCGCAACGCCGGCCAGACCATTTACCGCTCCAACCGCTCGGGTCGCGCCGACCGCACCGCCTACAGCAACCGCGATTCTGGCCGCCAGGACTACAGCGACTACAGCCCGCGCGTGCGTCGCTCTCGCGACAGGGCCCCGTACTCAGAGTCAGACAACTAACGCGCTTACGCCCGCGCGGTGGGCAGGGACGCGCGCGGTGGGCAGGGACGCGCGCCCTACACCGCCCGCTTGGCGCGGGGAGGGCGCAGGTCGCGTGGCAGGGCGAAGGTGATCGTCTCTGTGGTCGTGGTGACCTGCTCGACGTCGGTGTAGCCATGATCGGCGAGGTGCTCGAGCACTTCGCGCACGAGGATCTCCGGCACGGACGCACCGGAGGTGACGCCCACAGTCGTGACACCCTCGAGCCAGGCATCCTCGATCTGACGCGCGTAATCCACCAGGTGAGCAGCCCCGGCACCGTTCTGGAGCGCGACCTCCACCAGCCGCTTCGAGTTCGATGAGTTCTGTGAACCCACGACGATCATCAAATCAACCTTTTCCGCGATCGCTTTCACGGCGACTTGGCGGTTCTGGGTGGCGTAGCAAATGTCGTCGCTAGGCGGGTTTTCAAGGTTGGGGTACTTGACGCGCAGCAGTTTGACGATGTCCATGGTCTCGTCCACGGACAGGGTTGTCTGCGAAAGCCAGACCAGCTTCTGCTCCGGCGGGAAGTCAGGGGCCTTCTCTACGCCTTCAACGCCATCGACCAGATGCACGACATCCGGTGCCTCGCCGGCCGTGCCCTCAACCTCTTCGTGGCCTTCGTGGCCGACCAGCAAGATATGGTACCCGTCGCGAGCGAATCGCTTGACCTCATTGTGCACCTTGGTCACCAGCGGACACGACGCATCCAGCGTCTTCAGCTGGCGGTTCGCCGCGGCCTCACGCACCGCGGGCGAAATACCGTGGGCGGAGAAGACCAAGTGGGAACCTTCGGGTACCTGATCGGTTTCATCAACGAAGATCACGCCGCGCTCAGCGAGCGTTTCCACCACGTACTTGTTGTGCACAATCTCCTTGCGCACGTACACGGGGGCGCCGTATTTCTCCAAAGCTTT
This genomic window contains:
- a CDS encoding DUF6542 domain-containing protein; protein product: MSHLTNRKNSQSKETFDGLSIASGVGIIAAALITGALLAMHFGSLGWPFLTLYIVAVVAVTTLVNPRGLFLVVASAPIMYLIALLSAGVVNALQQRPPGQSGLGKTSAVTILYPLVQFFPVLITVTVGSVIIAVMRYWLLKRHNEEISRLDERRRRQISEDNERTVRQASRSRNRASTRDEARSGTSAATRAGARASNPCDRISSSGGSTRVSRDKQVTVKELLERAPQRTSQRNAGQTIYRSNRSGRADRTAYSNRDSGRQDYSDYSPRVRRSRDRAPYSESDN
- a CDS encoding 4-hydroxy-3-methylbut-2-enyl diphosphate reductase, whose product is MPNEISQKNFSADAPADVPAGKRVLLAAPRGYCAGVDRAVETVEKALEKYGAPVYVRKEIVHNKYVVETLAERGVIFVDETDQVPEGSHLVFSAHGISPAVREAAANRQLKTLDASCPLVTKVHNEVKRFARDGYHILLVGHEGHEEVEGTAGEAPDVVHLVDGVEGVEKAPDFPPEQKLVWLSQTTLSVDETMDIVKLLRVKYPNLENPPSDDICYATQNRQVAVKAIAEKVDLMIVVGSQNSSNSKRLVEVALQNGAGAAHLVDYARQIEDAWLEGVTTVGVTSGASVPEILVREVLEHLADHGYTDVEQVTTTTETITFALPRDLRPPRAKRAV
- a CDS encoding AI-2E family transporter: MTSEKNAASASAKAPKSKPKKALTRHRDDQAPALTQSDSPTAMEDLQKETAKKDAPEQVAAEHEQPDRVDRTLVINAWMKASALFALRAIAILILLGIAFYLIGTFWGGIMPIIMALIVCTVLAPPTGWMRKRGVPDGLAAFISMLLFFAAVVTLLYLILPEIRSKAPGIASSLVQGILRLGVYLEGPPFNIDFSKFNEAVGDIMTFIQERAGAIAGGVFSGISTATSVMFTLFTILILTFFFLKDGPKFLPWVRRATGGRAGLHATELLTRSWQTLGGFIRAQAIVSLVDAVCIGLGLFFLNVPMAFTLAVITFMAGFIPIVGAVIAGALAVIVALVTNDFTTAVFVLILVCAVQQLEGNILSPMLQSKAMDLHPVVVLVSVMVGGGLFGLMGGFLAVPVAAMIAVALRYMQDMIRLHSGEISAKDLTFATDVGKALAEVEEKESAHKRREMLADHAWTAPEIADPYAETSKRSTQRPLSWRDVSPQRVAKSFSRRRGSGADS